A stretch of DNA from Triticum dicoccoides isolate Atlit2015 ecotype Zavitan chromosome 2A, WEW_v2.0, whole genome shotgun sequence:
ATGTGGATGCTATTCTGAATATCCCGTTGAGCTCAAGGCTGCAAGATGACTTTTATGCGTGGCACTATGACAAGCGAGGCATCTTCTCGGTCAAATCAGTGTCAGGATGTTAACGGGTATAAAGTATCAGCGGGAGGATTGGATAGAGTATGGCACAAGCACATCCGATCAGGCCTCGGCCAAAAGGGATTGGTCCCGCCTCTGGAAGGCGAGGGTGCCTTCGTAGGTCAGGGTTTTTTTCTGGCGCCTCGCACATACCTCATTGTCAACTGGGGTTATCCGACATCACCGAAAGATGGTAGATACAGCGGCCTGCCCTTTATGCAATGCACAGGAAGACACTTGGCACCACTCTTTGTTTGACTGCCGTATGGCCCGCTGTGTGTGGGCACTTGGTGAAGAGAGGTGCTGAAACATGTCATTTCTAATAGATCACCGGATCCCAGGCTGGGGTTATTCTGGTTGTTTGAAACATTAAATGAACAGGAGCTTGCAAAAGTCTTGATCACTATGTGGGCTATATGGTGGGCGCGAAGAAAAGCAATCCATGACAACGAATTTCAGAGCCCGCTGTCTACTTGGTGTTTTATCACGAGGTATCTTCAGGACCTAGAGATTGCAGtgaagcgggaagacccgatcgctATGTCAGCTGTCGGGACCTGGCCTCGGAACAAAGCATGGCTTCCACTGGTGGAAGACGAAGCAAAATTCAATGTGGATGGGGGAATATCGAGGCATGGCCATGTTGGGGCAGCAGCGGTGATATGCAGAGACAAGGAAGGTCTTTTCCTGGGGGCTTCGACACTGGTTTTCGACGGTTTGAACGATGCGGTTGCTTTGGAGGCACACGCATGCAATGAAGCTCTAGCTTTGGCTACGGACCTAAATCTAACCCGCTTGCTGATTGCTTCCGATTGTCTGGAAGTAGTGAACAGGATAGAAACAACATCGGTGACACACTATGCATCGGTGTTACATGAAATATCAGAGAGGAGAAGGGATTTCCACCATGTCAAGTTCAAGTTTGAACATAGAGAAAATAATTTCGAAGCCCATGCACTGGCGAAAGCGGCATCTTCTCTTGTTGCAGGTCGCCACATTTGGCTAGGGACAGTAGCAGACATTATTTGTATTCCGATGTTGATTAATGCTTAATAACGTCCCTAGTTACCCGTTAAAAAAAATTAGTCCCCTAAAAAAAGTAACTCAATTAGTACAATAGATAATTCTAAAAGAGGACACTGTTTTTCTTTTGCAGAAAAAAGTCAGTTTCTCGTAAAAAcacaattgttttttttttgcggaaGAAACTTCCAATGTATTCATAATCTATCATGACATTACAGAAATCGTTTTTCTGCGACGAACTAGAAATTAAACTTTGGTAACGTGCCAGTACAGTACATCCCGAACATGTATGTCATTTGTTAAGCATTTCTCGGCTTATGTATTTAAGCTGTATGTATTGACCGTCATGCAGTAACACTGACAGTGAGAGATGGAGCACCGTTTCCGGGCGGCCTAATTATCCGGTTATGCCGTCTTGACCATCATACAGCACGTGACACCGACGGCTTCTCTTTTTTGTGTTGACACCAGACGTAACACTGAGAGTGACACGCTACTTTGCGTTTCTAGTTGGTCTTGAAGCTGACCCACTCGGATATTACTTTTTTTTTGAGAGATAGCACGCAAATTACATGCCTTAACTTTATAGAAGGCGGAGGGTAAATTACAAGAAATTCAGACAAGCTTGCATCACAGCCTGGTCAGACATTACGAAGTTACTGATGATCACACACACGCTGAGAAAAAGATGCATACGATTTGACCTCTCATCTTATTAACTATGACAACATGCTTGCACAATTAATTAAAAGTTTAAAACACACCGGCTTAACGGTCACTCACTCAACACTACGTTACATCGATAGAACATGTCTCACATGTCGGCGGCGATCCCCTCGTCGCCGGTGGTGGCGGTCTCGATATCCTGGACACGCCTGTTGGGGGCGGCGCAGTTGTTCCGGATCTCGCCCTTGTTGCCGGTGAGGAGGTCCATGTTGCTCATCTTGGTCATGGACCGGGCGAACTGCTCGAAGAAGGCGCCCTGGTTGAGCGAGAAGCGGGTGGCCATGCGCTTGGTGGTGGGGTGGTCGATGAGGCCCTGGTCCGACTTGAACAGGCCCTGCCTCGCGATCAGGTCGAAGTAGTACTTGTTGTCGAAGGCGTCCGGGGTGCGGACGTCGAGGTTCTGGGTCAGGGTGCCGGCGGGGTTGTCCCCAGCGCACTTGTTCCGGAGAGAGGTGGCGAACTTGGAGTCGATGGCCGGGTTGGTGTCGAACACCGGCTTGAAGCGGTCCTCGAAGGCCGGGCAGTGGGCGACGCCGAAGGTGTGCGCGCCGGAGAGGGACACCAGGTCGGCCACGTCCAGGCTGCGGTTGCTGAAGGAGGAGATGAGGGTCGGCACGTCGAAGAAGGGCGCCGGCAGGAGGCCGACGAGAGCGGACGACGCCGGGGCGAGGGCGTCGCGGCGGCCGAGGGAGACGTCGAAGCGCGGCCCGCCGGCCTCGACGAGGGAGTCGCGGGTGGCGAGCACGGtgatgtcggcgcaggagacggtGGGCCCGCAGGCGCTGTGCACGGCGGCGCGGATGCGCTCGATGAGGTCCAGCGCCACGGGGCGGAGGGTCTGGTTGGGGACCTCATTGAGCTCGCTGCCGGCGCCCTTGAGCAGCACGGACGCGTCGCAGCCCTGCGGGAAGCAGTCGTGGAAGAGGATGCGGATGAGCGCCGGCGCCACGCCCACGTCGCGGCGGAACGTCTCGGCGACGTGGAACTCCACGATGTGCTCCAGGTCCGGGCACGTCGCGGCGTGGAAGTTGGGTGAGAGCTGGCCCTCCGACGAGTGGACGGCGGCGCAGACCAAGGCCAGGACGGCGATGGCCGCTGCTGCTCTGGACGCCATCGCTGAAGCTGAGCTTCTAGCTTCTTGCAGACCTTAGCTAGTGACCTACGTCTGAGGGAGGGAGGGTCGTGTGGCTTGCACAAGATAGCCGCTAACCCCTTGCTATTTATACACCGAACGGCTAGTCACCTCCGACCGAGCTGGCTGGCTCGATCTGATCCACATGCGATGTTCAAGTCGTGGAGATTAACTAGAGAAGAGAGAAGACTAGTCGCAGAAAGAGAGAGACTAATTGCAAATTAAAGAGGGACATGCAACATGTGCAAGTTGCATGGACAAAGGTCAAGAAAATCAACTGGCCGGGTAGGGTACCTCAGCTGGATCGTGTCTCTTCCTCGAACTTTCCTCCTTGTTTCCACGTGAACTTTCACCTAACACCACAGTGACGTGCATGTTGGACACACTTAGTATATTATTATAGTATATATGCAAGGAAAAAAGCGGCATAGATTGCTCGACAGATTGCATGAATCGAGCACGTATTTGCTAATTTGGCAAGCTATAATCTACGGAGCAAGCAAGAGCATCCAGTTGGATCTAACGGATATGGAATCATTCTGAACGACACCAAGCTACGGGTTGAGCGATTGATTAGTTAATGGCGGCCACCGAAGATAATTAAGCTATATCCCGCAAAAGAAAAAGATAATTAAGCTATAGGTGTGGTTAGTTGGGGGTCAAGTGTCGTCTTATCTCTCGGACGATGCATGCAAAGCTACGTACCACATGCATGAGAAAATAAAGCCGCTGAAAGTTCGCCGCCGGCGCCGGGCACGTGCTGCACTGTACCACAACACTACTATATTAGCTACGTACGTACACTGGATCGGGTCAGTCATGGACATGGTATGGACGCGTGCTTTCCTAGCTCCTATCCAAAAAGTCATTTGCTCTTCTATCGTCGCACCTCCTTCTCCTTCATCATCATCagcaaataaataaatgaatggacgaagacttgttcttcttTGCATGCATATGCATGTCCACTGAAAGCTACCGTTAGAGGAGCATCTATACACCTGCAGATGCGTCCGCCGGAGGTAATCGGACAGTCTGCATTTTCCCCACTCCATACCTGCATGCCCCTTATATGTCCTACCACAAATCTATACAAAACCATGCCCAGTATGTAAACTATGTAAATCAACATATGAACATAGTAATCCATCATACATATAACATATAAACATAACAATTCGAcataaatataacattcaaagttcATCACAATCCGATCCAAAAGGGTCTAACAGAGTTCATCACACAACTAACTTAATACTACTAACCTAAAATAAGAGAGGGCCATTAGATTTCACACTTCCTCGGTGGGGCGCTTCCACTTGTGGTCTCGGGAGCGGTggctgtcactagtagaaaaagggtcaaatgtgaagcacattagtgccggtttgaatttgagccggcactaatgtgtccattagtgccggttccaacggctaggcggacggacatcattagtaccggttcgtggtgaacctttagcaccggttcgtgccacgaaccggtactaaagtgagtggtggcaggatgttgtcagtccggggcccctccagcatctttagtaccggctcgtatcacgaaccggtactaaaggtcgtcctacatagacccttcgtccacccgagctcgctctgttcttcccctttcccctctcctctctgttcttttccctcttcctctcaagctcatcacacagttTGCCCAAAatctgtcaagatttgaaggcccccatccattcaaatgatcacaaaggttagcaactttgtcctttcatctctcattgctagattagctcgtgcaatgctttatatagtgtttgatttttgagtttagtaatttgggaggaattatatatatgtgctagtatttgatttatatgcaatctagggtcaaaaataacacttagtttgcatatgtaggtttggcttacttagtgccttctaaatctccgtcgtaaccaccgtcgatcgcccgcaacgtcccgtcgccggcaccaccttgtggtgagcctcttgttcatgaagttttatataaaaaattgatgtttgtgtgatttggatatatagttactcgtataattatcttacccatacgttgtttgttatacatagtgccatggttttgatatccgtccccgtcggccctcgtccgggttatgattcggatgtggtatattctcttttaaaactattcattgcatttcgtgtttatgacaaattatgcccatcaagttgacatagatatttgtatgtaggaggtagttgaactggaaattccaaccgaccctgttgtcgagaggttaaatttagttgaaagagaaaacgaggatttgaaggaaaaattgaaaagaattgagggggagaagatggaattggagttgcatgttgctgatgtcgtcgatgatcacaagattaagatggagaaaatgcgcttgaagattagaaagattagaaaatatgccattcatagtgaggcttggtatcattatgctgttggatcaattgttaccttagttgcgatcttgatgtcatttgttgttgcatttaaattctttagctagagagttatttgtttgttgcatttaagtgctgtatgatctttatgtatgaactttatgtattgtattaatttggtgttttcggtgctgtgtattgaagatgagccggcaatggatgtacgatgaccgatgctctcccgagttcattaatggcgtgcgtacttttctgcttgcggctgaggcaaacaagcgggcggatggttttatgccttgtccatgtgctggctgtaagaatggtcacaattactctacgtcaagaaccattcacgtccacctgtttgagtccggtttcatgccccactataatgtttggaccaagcatggagaaagaggggttatgatggaagacaatgaagaagaagaggacgacgacagctatcctggccatgggttccctgaatacgatgatacaacaatgggggaagaagctgagccggtaatgcgggaagaagctgagccggcaatgcgggaagaagctgaagaagaggcatcggatgagcccgttgatgatctaggtcgggccattgccgatgcaaagagaaattgcgcaagtgattggagaagaagaagttgcagcgcatgttagaggatcacaaaaaactgttgtacctgaattgcgtaggtgacaagaaaaagttgggcaccacactggaattgctacaatggaaggcagagaatggtgtatctgacaagggatttggaaagttgctggtaatgataaagaatatgcttccaaaggacaacgaattgcccgagagtatgtacgaagcaaagaaggctgtctgccctctagggttagaggtgcagaagatacatgcatgccctaatgattgcatcctctactgcggtgagtacgaggatttgaacgcttgcccgatatgcggtgcattgcgctataagatcagccgcgatgaccctggtgatgtcgagggcgagcgccccaggaagaagattcctgccaaggtgatgtggtatgctcctgttggggaacgtagtaatttcaaaaaatttcctacgcacacgcaagatcatggtgatgcatagcaacgagaggggagagtgtgatctacgtacccttgtagaacgacaacggaagcgttagcacaacgtggttgatgtagtcatacgtcttcacggttcgaccgatccaagcaccgttactccggcacctccgagttcttggcacacgttcagctcgatgacgaaccccggactccgatccagcgaagtgtcggggaagagttccgtcagcacgacggcgtggtgacgatcttgatgtactaccgtcgcagggcttcgcctaagcaccgctacaatattatcgaggactatggtggaagggggcaccgcacacggctaagaatatgatcacgtggatcaacttgtgtctctagggggtgcccctgcctccgtatataaaggttcaagggaggggggccggccggccaggagaggtgcgccaggaggagtcctactccctctgggagtaggactccccccccctttcctagttggaataggattcgtgaggtgggaaaagagagagagagaaggaggggggcgccggccccctctctccttgtcctattcggactaggggtggaggggcgcgcggcccagccctggctgcctcttctcttcttccactaaggcccactaaggccgatatccaaacataggcttccaatatatcaatctttatgtctcgaccatttcgagactcctcatcatgtccgtgatcacatccgggactccgaacaacctttggtacatcaaaatgcataaactcataatataactgtcatcgtaacctcaagcgtgcggaccctacgggttcgagaacaatgtagacatgaccgagacacgtctccggtcaataaccaatagcggaacctggatgctcatattggctcctacatgttctacaaagatcttttatccgtcagaccgcataacaacatacgttgttccctttgtcatcggtatgttacttgcccgagattcgatcgtcggtatcccatacctagttcaatctcgttaccggcaagtctctttactcgttctgtaatacatcatcccgcaactaactcattagttgcaatgcttgcaaggcttaagtgatgtgcattaccgagcgggcccagagatacctctccgacaatcggagtgacaaatcctaatctcgaaatacgccaacccaacatgtacctttggagacacctgtagagctcctttataatcacctagttacgttgtgacatttggtagcacacaaagtgttcctatggcaaacgggagttgcataatctcatagtcataggaacatgtataagtcatgaagaaagcaatagcaacatactaaacgatcgggtgctaagctaatggaatgggtcatgtcaatcaaatcattcaactaatgatgtgatcctgttaatcaaataacaactcttttgtttagggttaggaaacataaccatcttcgattaacgagctagtcaagtagaggcatactagtgacactctgtttgtctatgtattcacacatgtattatgtttccggttaatacaattctagcatgaataataaatatttatcatgaaataaggaaataaataataactttattattgcctctagggcatatttccttcagctcctataataccacggttgaaacatttgttccaaaacaaagagcatgccaaggcgatgcgatggcacaaagaagaccgtaagaaagacggaaagttgagagtacacgctgacgggtcgcaatggagaaaaatcgaaagaaagtatgggaaggagtttgcagatgacgcaaggaacgtatggtttggtctaagcgcagatggcattaatccttttggggagcagagcagcaaccatagcacctggcctgtgactctatgtttgtataaccttcctccttggttgtgcatgaagcggaagttcattatgatgccagtgctcatccaaggccctaagcaacccggcaacgacattgatgtgtacctaaggccattagttgaagaactcttacaactatggaatggaacaggtgtacgtgcgtgggatgagcacatgggggaagaatttgacctaaag
This window harbors:
- the LOC119357248 gene encoding peroxidase 12-like; the encoded protein is MASRAAAAIAVLALVCAAVHSSEGQLSPNFHAATCPDLEHIVEFHVAETFRRDVGVAPALIRILFHDCFPQGCDASVLLKGAGSELNEVPNQTLRPVALDLIERIRAAVHSACGPTVSCADITVLATRDSLVEAGGPRFDVSLGRRDALAPASSALVGLLPAPFFDVPTLISSFSNRSLDVADLVSLSGAHTFGVAHCPAFEDRFKPVFDTNPAIDSKFATSLRNKCAGDNPAGTLTQNLDVRTPDAFDNKYYFDLIARQGLFKSDQGLIDHPTTKRMATRFSLNQGAFFEQFARSMTKMSNMDLLTGNKGEIRNNCAAPNRRVQDIETATTGDEGIAADM